A single Actinomadura algeriensis DNA region contains:
- a CDS encoding LLM class flavin-dependent oxidoreductase → MSVLDLAPVVSGSTSAEALRNTLDLARHAERLGFHRYWLAEHHAMPGIASSATAVLIGQVAAATSAMRVGSGGIMLPNHAPMVVAEQFGTLEALFPGRIDLGLGRAPGTDAATARALRRSPDSLSVDDFPEQVVELRDYFDEKSKVTPAAGNEPPIWLLGSSGYSAKLAGLLGLPFAFAHHFSAENTLPALALYRDSFRPGALQEPYSMIGVGVTAAETDERAGELAAPQALSFLRLRQGNPGPLPSPEETAAHPYTPIERQIVQSRLGDQVIGSPQTVKRRLDELVERTGVDEVMVVTQVFDEADRLKSYDILADVYGPSLEPR, encoded by the coding sequence TTGTCTGTTCTCGATCTGGCCCCCGTCGTCAGCGGCTCCACGTCCGCCGAGGCGCTGCGCAACACTCTCGACCTGGCCCGGCACGCCGAGCGGCTCGGCTTCCACCGGTACTGGCTGGCCGAGCACCACGCGATGCCCGGCATCGCCAGCTCGGCGACGGCCGTGCTGATCGGGCAGGTCGCGGCGGCGACGTCGGCGATGCGCGTCGGTTCGGGCGGCATCATGCTGCCGAACCACGCCCCGATGGTGGTCGCGGAGCAGTTCGGCACTCTCGAGGCCCTCTTCCCCGGACGCATCGACCTCGGCCTCGGCCGCGCCCCCGGAACCGACGCGGCGACCGCGCGCGCTCTGCGCCGCTCCCCCGACTCCCTGTCGGTGGACGACTTCCCGGAGCAGGTCGTCGAGCTGCGCGACTACTTCGACGAGAAGAGCAAGGTGACCCCGGCGGCCGGGAACGAGCCGCCGATCTGGCTGCTCGGCTCCAGCGGCTACAGCGCCAAGCTCGCGGGCCTGCTGGGCCTGCCGTTCGCGTTCGCGCACCACTTCAGCGCCGAGAACACGCTGCCCGCGCTGGCCCTCTACCGGGACTCGTTCCGTCCGGGCGCCCTCCAGGAGCCGTACTCGATGATCGGCGTCGGCGTCACCGCGGCCGAGACGGACGAGCGCGCGGGCGAGCTCGCGGCGCCGCAGGCGCTGTCGTTCCTGCGGCTGCGGCAGGGGAACCCGGGGCCGCTGCCGAGCCCGGAGGAGACGGCCGCCCACCCGTACACGCCGATCGAGCGGCAGATCGTCCAGTCCCGGCTGGGGGACCAGGTGATCGGGAGCCCGCAGACGGTGAAGCGGCGGCTGGACGAGCTGGTCGAGCGGACGGGCGTGGACGAGGTCATGGTCGTCACGCAGGTGTTCGACGAGGCGGACCGGCTGAAGTCCTACGACATCCTCGCCGACGTGTACGGGCCGTCGCTCGAACCGCGGTAG
- a CDS encoding PucR family transcriptional regulator, which yields MPPSLSAVAAIPQLRLASRTGPPPDTPVLWVAVSELEDPTPFLEGGELVLTTGMRLTPGNAAGYVARLVERGVAGLGFGVGVIHAKIPDELLAAARAQGLAVLEVPRPVPFIAVGKAVSRMLAAEWYEDVTRAFQAQRELTRAALAGPGRLVARLARLLGGWALLLDAAGDVRHAEPARARERAAALAPELARLRRRPSAASGGAAEGPPASLALSLPGEHIVVQRIGLGGRPRGFLAVGTGEPLPPVAHTIVGAAVALLTLQSETPRTARDLRAALAAVLLGRPAGGPAVPPGPVRVLACATPAKGGAGAVLDALESDPAGERCLPLPLHDHVAVLVPEEAAETVTALLAGVATVGVSSTAGPFDAEGGGRGGGQGRGGPPGGAAAGKGGPGGVATGHSATGHNATGHSGTGAGGLGEALREAEEALAAAVRGNVPVLRYADLPGQGVLSVLDPGPARAFADALLAPLRAEGLDESVRAYVEANGQGETAARALGVHRHTLRTRMRKAAELLGRDPDDPAVRAELWVAFAVAANDGDRIRHVGDSPSGPPEIA from the coding sequence ATGCCGCCGAGCCTGTCCGCCGTGGCCGCGATCCCGCAGCTCCGGCTGGCGTCCCGGACCGGCCCGCCGCCGGACACGCCCGTCCTGTGGGTCGCGGTCAGCGAGCTGGAGGATCCCACGCCGTTCCTGGAGGGCGGCGAGCTGGTCCTCACCACCGGCATGCGGCTCACGCCGGGCAACGCGGCGGGCTACGTCGCGCGGCTGGTGGAGCGCGGCGTCGCCGGGCTCGGTTTCGGGGTCGGCGTGATCCACGCGAAGATCCCGGACGAGCTGCTCGCCGCGGCGCGCGCGCAGGGGCTGGCGGTGCTGGAGGTGCCGCGCCCGGTCCCGTTCATCGCGGTCGGCAAGGCCGTCTCCCGGATGCTGGCCGCCGAATGGTACGAGGACGTCACCCGCGCGTTCCAGGCGCAGCGGGAACTGACCCGCGCCGCGCTCGCCGGACCCGGACGGCTCGTCGCGCGGCTCGCACGGCTGCTCGGCGGCTGGGCGCTGCTGCTCGACGCCGCCGGGGACGTCCGGCACGCCGAGCCCGCGCGCGCCCGCGAGCGCGCGGCGGCGCTCGCGCCCGAGCTGGCGCGGCTGCGCCGCCGCCCGTCCGCTGCCTCGGGCGGCGCGGCGGAGGGGCCGCCCGCGAGCCTGGCGCTGTCGCTGCCAGGCGAGCACATCGTGGTGCAGCGGATCGGGCTCGGCGGGCGGCCGCGCGGGTTCCTCGCCGTGGGGACCGGCGAGCCGCTGCCCCCGGTCGCGCACACGATCGTCGGCGCGGCGGTCGCGCTGCTCACGCTGCAGTCGGAGACGCCGCGCACCGCCCGTGACCTGCGGGCGGCGCTCGCGGCGGTGCTGCTCGGCCGGCCGGCCGGGGGCCCGGCGGTGCCGCCCGGGCCGGTGCGGGTGCTGGCGTGCGCGACGCCCGCGAAGGGCGGCGCGGGCGCGGTACTGGACGCGCTCGAATCCGACCCGGCGGGCGAGCGCTGCCTGCCGCTGCCGCTCCACGACCATGTCGCGGTCCTCGTTCCCGAGGAAGCCGCCGAAACCGTCACGGCCCTGCTCGCGGGCGTCGCCACGGTCGGCGTCAGCAGCACCGCCGGGCCTTTCGACGCCGAAGGCGGCGGCAGGGGCGGCGGCCAGGGTCGTGGCGGCCCGCCCGGCGGCGCCGCCGCAGGGAAAGGCGGCCCGGGCGGCGTCGCCACGGGCCACAGCGCCACAGGCCACAACGCCACGGGCCACAGCGGGACGGGCGCCGGGGGGCTCGGGGAGGCGTTGCGGGAGGCGGAGGAGGCGCTCGCCGCGGCGGTCCGCGGGAACGTGCCCGTGCTGCGCTACGCCGACCTGCCGGGTCAGGGCGTGCTGAGCGTGCTGGATCCCGGGCCCGCGCGCGCTTTCGCGGACGCGCTGCTCGCCCCGCTGCGCGCCGAAGGTCTGGACGAGTCGGTGCGCGCGTACGTCGAGGCCAACGGGCAGGGTGAGACGGCGGCGCGCGCGCTGGGCGTCCATCGGCACACATTGCGGACGCGGATGCGCAAGGCCGCCGAACTTCTCGGCCGCGATCCGGACGATCCGGCCGTCCGGGCGGAACTGTGGGTGGCGTTCGCCGTCGCGGCCAACGACGGCGACCGGATTCGCCATGTCGGAGACTCCCCTTCGGGGCCTCCGGAGATAGCGTGA
- a CDS encoding aldehyde dehydrogenase family protein, with amino-acid sequence MNVTPFWLAGRPETGDGELTVTHPYDGRVVGTVAVPTPAQVEEAVAAADAVRARAAALPLHVRADALAHVSARLAERAEEIARLITGENGKPLLWARGEVARAISTFRFAAEEARRFSATTQRLDTDPAAEGRMAYITRVPRGPVLGISPFNFPLNLAAHKIAPAIAAGTPIVLKPAPATPLSALLLGELLAETELPAGMWSVLTVPNDRASDLVDDPRLPIVSFTGSVPVGWSINDRAPRKHVTLELGGNGAAVVLPDADLDWAAKRIGLFANYQAGQSCIAVQRVYVDRSVYEEFLPKLVEHVESLVTGDPWDDKTQVGPLVNEEAAVRVEAWVDEAVAAGAKVLAGGTREGAAYAPTLLADVPDDAKVAREEVFGPVMFVQPVDGVDEAFERVNDSKFGLQAGVFTRNLDVAFRAHRELDVGGVVIGDVPSYRADQMPYGGVKDSGVGREGLRSAMEDYTEEKVMVFTGLPL; translated from the coding sequence ATGAACGTGACCCCATTCTGGCTGGCCGGTCGGCCCGAGACCGGTGACGGCGAACTGACCGTTACGCACCCCTACGACGGACGCGTCGTCGGGACCGTCGCGGTGCCGACCCCCGCGCAGGTGGAGGAGGCCGTCGCGGCGGCCGACGCGGTGCGCGCGCGGGCGGCGGCGCTGCCGCTGCACGTCCGCGCCGATGCGCTCGCGCACGTGTCCGCCCGGCTCGCCGAACGGGCCGAGGAGATCGCCCGGCTGATCACCGGCGAGAACGGCAAGCCGCTGCTGTGGGCGCGCGGCGAGGTCGCCCGCGCGATCTCCACGTTCCGGTTCGCCGCCGAGGAGGCCCGCCGCTTCAGCGCGACCACCCAGCGGCTCGACACCGACCCCGCCGCCGAGGGCCGGATGGCCTACATCACCCGCGTTCCCAGGGGCCCGGTGCTCGGCATCTCCCCGTTCAACTTCCCGCTCAACCTGGCCGCCCACAAGATCGCCCCGGCGATCGCGGCCGGGACCCCGATCGTGCTCAAGCCCGCCCCCGCCACCCCGCTGTCGGCGCTGCTGCTCGGCGAGCTGCTCGCCGAGACCGAGCTGCCCGCCGGGATGTGGTCGGTGCTGACGGTGCCGAACGACCGCGCGTCCGACCTCGTCGACGACCCGCGGCTGCCGATCGTGTCGTTCACCGGGTCCGTCCCGGTCGGCTGGTCGATCAACGACCGGGCGCCGCGCAAGCACGTCACGCTGGAGCTCGGCGGGAACGGCGCCGCGGTCGTGCTGCCGGACGCCGACCTCGACTGGGCCGCCAAGCGGATCGGGCTGTTCGCCAACTACCAGGCCGGGCAGAGCTGCATCGCGGTGCAGCGCGTCTACGTCGACCGGTCCGTGTACGAGGAGTTCCTGCCGAAGCTGGTGGAGCACGTCGAGAGCCTCGTCACCGGCGACCCGTGGGACGACAAGACGCAGGTGGGGCCGCTCGTCAACGAGGAGGCCGCGGTGCGCGTCGAGGCGTGGGTGGACGAGGCCGTCGCGGCGGGCGCGAAGGTCCTCGCTGGCGGCACCCGGGAGGGCGCCGCGTACGCGCCGACGCTGCTCGCCGACGTCCCCGACGACGCCAAGGTCGCCCGCGAGGAGGTGTTCGGCCCGGTCATGTTCGTCCAGCCGGTGGACGGCGTGGACGAGGCGTTCGAGCGGGTCAACGACTCCAAGTTCGGCCTGCAGGCGGGCGTCTTCACCCGGAACCTCGACGTCGCGTTCCGCGCGCACCGCGAGCTGGACGTCGGCGGCGTCGTCATCGGGGACGTCCCGTCCTACCGGGCCGACCAGATGCCGTACGGCGGCGTGAAGGACTCCGGCGTCGGCCGCGAGGGCCTGCGGTCGGCGATGGAGGACTACACCGAGGAGAAGGTGATGGTCTTCACCGGCCTCCCCCTCTGA
- a CDS encoding alpha/beta hydrolase: MSALSERVPPAVVGGVLRGVFALPEPVKRVIAGAPVHRDGQRLALDAQLLLSLSRLEQRNLGGGRPADARRAMERSNKLLVRSLPRPVKTRDVAAGDVPARLYTPAGLAEGSPLLVFYHGGGWVIGDLDTHDSVCRYLAVNGEVRVLSVGYRLAPEHRYPAAVDDALEAWAYAAAHARELGADPDAIAVGGDSAGGNLAAVVALRAERRPDFALLFYPATDMSVRRRSRELFAEGFFLTDADMVWFSDHYCPEEARRAEPDASPLLAADVAGFPPTYLVTAGFDPLRDEGEAFAKRLADAGVPVALRRQEDLIHGFANMWGLGGRFREAIAEAAGALRTGVARARLR, translated from the coding sequence ATGTCCGCTCTGTCGGAACGTGTCCCGCCCGCGGTCGTCGGCGGTGTGCTGCGCGGGGTGTTCGCCCTGCCCGAGCCGGTCAAGCGGGTGATCGCGGGGGCGCCGGTCCACCGGGACGGGCAGCGGCTGGCCCTGGACGCGCAGCTGCTGCTGTCGCTGTCGCGGCTCGAGCAGCGCAACCTCGGCGGCGGGCGGCCCGCGGACGCCCGCCGCGCGATGGAGCGGTCGAACAAGCTGCTCGTCCGGTCCCTGCCGCGCCCGGTGAAGACGCGCGACGTCGCGGCCGGGGACGTCCCGGCGCGGCTGTACACCCCGGCGGGACTGGCGGAGGGATCGCCGCTGCTGGTCTTCTACCACGGCGGCGGATGGGTCATCGGCGACCTCGACACCCACGACTCGGTGTGCCGCTACCTCGCGGTGAACGGCGAGGTGCGGGTGCTGTCGGTCGGGTACCGGCTGGCGCCCGAGCACCGGTACCCGGCGGCGGTCGACGACGCCCTGGAGGCGTGGGCGTACGCGGCGGCGCACGCGCGCGAGCTGGGCGCCGACCCGGACGCGATCGCGGTCGGCGGCGACAGCGCGGGCGGCAACCTCGCCGCGGTCGTCGCGCTGCGCGCCGAGCGCCGCCCGGACTTCGCGCTGCTGTTCTACCCGGCCACCGACATGTCGGTCCGGCGGCGGTCGCGGGAGCTGTTCGCCGAGGGGTTCTTCCTCACCGACGCCGACATGGTGTGGTTCAGCGACCACTACTGCCCCGAGGAGGCACGGCGCGCCGAGCCGGACGCGTCGCCGCTGCTGGCCGCCGACGTCGCGGGGTTCCCGCCGACCTACCTGGTCACGGCCGGGTTCGACCCGCTGCGCGACGAGGGCGAGGCGTTCGCTAAGCGGCTCGCGGACGCCGGGGTGCCGGTCGCGCTGCGGCGGCAGGAGGACCTCATCCACGGCTTCGCGAACATGTGGGGTCTCGGCGGGCGGTTCCGCGAGGCGATCGCGGAGGCCGCCGGGGCGCTGCGGACCGGCGTGGCGAGGGCCCGGCTCCGCTGA
- a CDS encoding sensor histidine kinase: MKRDAAVAVAVAAAVASGDGGSGGTFGDTDLAYVSWDPPLWFPIVLGLLAGAAAWWRRRCPDALLAAAVAAWLTTGALTPVLVAQYTAGERFRSWRGTAARTVPAVVLVGLPIWRVGGPDAAAPLTAAICVAPALLGLYVGTRRDLIAGMRERAERAEREQHQRVLAARGEERAQIARDMHDVVTHRVSLMVLHTTALEAAEGRDAVAIGRRIGAIGREALAELRSLVEVLRAGEAPLAPQRGLADLPELVAESRRIGMPVTLRTEDGPGDRPPALVQHAAYRVVQEALTNVHKHAGLAETVVRVVRTTGTLRLTVTNGPARAPAPAGSVLPGGEHGLLGVAERVRLVGGDLTARATPDGGFEVAAEVPLGEAAP; this comes from the coding sequence ATGAAGCGGGACGCGGCCGTCGCCGTCGCCGTAGCCGCCGCGGTCGCGTCCGGCGACGGCGGCTCGGGCGGCACGTTCGGCGACACCGACCTCGCCTACGTGTCGTGGGATCCGCCGCTGTGGTTCCCGATCGTGCTGGGCCTGCTCGCGGGCGCGGCCGCGTGGTGGCGGCGCCGGTGCCCGGACGCGCTGCTGGCCGCCGCGGTGGCCGCGTGGCTGACGACCGGCGCGCTCACCCCGGTGCTGGTCGCGCAGTACACCGCCGGCGAGCGGTTCCGGTCGTGGCGCGGGACGGCGGCGCGCACGGTGCCCGCCGTCGTGCTCGTCGGCCTGCCGATCTGGCGGGTCGGCGGCCCGGACGCGGCGGCGCCGCTCACCGCGGCGATCTGCGTGGCCCCGGCACTGCTCGGGCTGTACGTCGGTACCCGGCGGGACTTGATCGCGGGCATGCGCGAGCGGGCCGAGCGCGCGGAACGCGAGCAGCACCAGCGGGTGCTGGCCGCCCGCGGCGAGGAACGCGCCCAGATCGCGCGCGACATGCACGACGTCGTCACGCACCGGGTGTCGCTGATGGTGCTGCACACGACGGCGCTGGAGGCGGCGGAGGGCCGCGACGCCGTCGCGATCGGCCGCCGGATCGGCGCCATCGGCCGCGAGGCGCTCGCGGAACTGCGTTCGCTGGTCGAGGTGCTGCGCGCCGGGGAGGCGCCGCTCGCGCCGCAGCGCGGCCTGGCCGACCTGCCGGAGCTGGTCGCCGAGTCCCGCCGCATCGGCATGCCGGTCACCCTCCGGACGGAGGACGGTCCGGGCGACCGACCGCCCGCCCTCGTCCAGCACGCCGCCTACCGGGTGGTGCAGGAGGCGCTCACGAACGTGCACAAGCACGCCGGGCTCGCCGAGACGGTCGTCCGGGTCGTCCGGACGACCGGGACGCTGCGGCTCACGGTGACCAACGGCCCGGCGCGCGCCCCCGCCCCGGCCGGGAGCGTCCTGCCGGGCGGCGAGCACGGGCTGCTGGGCGTCGCCGAGCGGGTCCGGCTGGTCGGCGGCGATCTGACGGCGCGCGCGACGCCGGACGGCGGGTTCGAGGTCGCCGCCGAGGTGCCGCTCGGCGAGGCGGCGCCGTGA
- a CDS encoding response regulator: protein MIRVLIVDDEWMVRAMLRTILGTAPDVTVVDEASDGEEAVRRARAHDPDVILMDIRMPRADGLTATERLAGRYRVVVLTTFDLDEYVQAALRHGAVGFLLKDASAAEMLGAVRSAARGDAMLSPKVTRRLLHRFANTGRAEAERRLDVLTAKEREVLVAVGGGLSNTDIAAALHMSEATVKTHVSRILTKLSMTNRVQAAILAHRAGLLDDG, encoded by the coding sequence GTGATCCGAGTGCTGATCGTCGACGACGAGTGGATGGTCCGCGCGATGCTCCGCACCATCCTCGGCACGGCGCCCGACGTCACCGTCGTCGACGAGGCGTCCGACGGCGAGGAGGCGGTGCGGCGGGCGCGGGCGCACGACCCGGACGTGATCCTGATGGACATCCGGATGCCGCGCGCCGACGGCCTGACCGCCACCGAGCGGCTCGCCGGCCGGTACCGCGTCGTGGTGCTGACGACGTTCGACCTGGACGAGTACGTGCAGGCCGCACTGCGGCACGGCGCCGTCGGCTTCCTGCTGAAGGACGCGTCGGCCGCGGAGATGCTCGGCGCCGTGCGCAGCGCCGCGCGCGGCGACGCGATGCTGTCGCCGAAGGTGACCCGGCGGCTGCTGCACCGGTTCGCGAACACCGGGCGCGCCGAGGCCGAACGGCGCCTGGACGTCCTCACCGCCAAGGAGCGCGAGGTGCTCGTCGCGGTCGGCGGCGGGCTGTCCAACACCGACATCGCCGCCGCCCTGCACATGAGCGAGGCCACGGTGAAGACGCACGTGAGCCGCATCCTGACGAAACTGTCGATGACCAACCGCGTCCAGGCGGCGATCCTCGCGCACCGGGCCGGCCTCCTCGACGACGGCTGA
- a CDS encoding carboxyl transferase domain-containing protein, which translates to MSERVGARELLRRVLDEGAWTSWDEPAPEPADAELSAARERSGCDEAVLTGEGRLRGRRVAFVVSEFRFLAGSIGRATADRIVAAVERATAAGLPLLAAPSSGGTRMQEGTAAFVQMARITGAVMAHRAAGLPYLVYLRHPTTGGVFASWGSLGHVTAAEPGALIGFLGPRVYEGLHGEPFPPGVQVAENLAAKGLLDAVVPIDDLAAIASTALAVLCERPPDARPDAPDANVRDDGAWDSVERSRRPGRPGVADLLRHGASDVTPLSGTGQGEADPGLLLALARFGAAPCVLVGQDRRSQRAGHPLGPAGLRVARRGMALAAELGLPLVTVVDTPGAVLSAEAEEGGLAGEIARCLADLITLSAPTLCLLLGEGTGGAALALLPADRVLVARHGWLSPLPPEGASVIVHRTPGRAAELAAAQGVRSADLLRAGTADLLVDELPDAAEEPAAFCRRAAAAIERELSGLVPGGPAARQARYR; encoded by the coding sequence GTGTCGGAACGTGTCGGGGCGCGCGAGCTGCTGCGCCGGGTACTGGACGAGGGCGCGTGGACGTCGTGGGACGAACCGGCGCCCGAGCCGGCCGACGCGGAACTCTCCGCCGCGCGCGAGCGCAGCGGGTGCGACGAGGCCGTCCTCACCGGCGAGGGGCGGCTGCGCGGACGCCGCGTCGCGTTCGTCGTGTCGGAGTTCCGGTTCCTCGCGGGGTCGATCGGGCGGGCCACCGCCGACCGCATCGTCGCGGCCGTCGAGCGCGCCACCGCCGCCGGGCTGCCGCTGCTGGCGGCGCCGTCGTCGGGCGGCACCCGCATGCAGGAGGGCACGGCCGCGTTCGTGCAGATGGCGCGGATCACCGGCGCGGTGATGGCGCACCGCGCGGCCGGGCTGCCCTACCTCGTCTACCTGCGGCATCCGACGACCGGCGGGGTGTTCGCGTCGTGGGGGTCGCTCGGGCACGTCACGGCCGCCGAGCCGGGCGCGCTGATCGGCTTCCTCGGCCCGCGCGTCTACGAGGGGCTGCACGGCGAACCGTTCCCGCCGGGCGTGCAGGTCGCCGAGAACCTCGCCGCGAAGGGACTGCTGGACGCCGTCGTCCCCATCGACGACCTGGCCGCGATCGCCTCGACCGCGCTCGCCGTGCTGTGCGAACGCCCGCCGGACGCGCGCCCGGACGCGCCGGACGCGAACGTCCGCGACGACGGCGCGTGGGACTCGGTCGAGCGCTCGCGCCGTCCCGGCCGTCCCGGCGTCGCCGACCTGCTGCGGCACGGCGCGTCCGACGTCACCCCGCTGTCGGGCACCGGGCAGGGCGAGGCCGATCCCGGGCTGCTGCTCGCGCTGGCCCGGTTCGGCGCGGCGCCGTGCGTCCTGGTCGGGCAGGACCGCCGGTCGCAGCGCGCCGGGCACCCGCTCGGCCCGGCCGGGCTGCGGGTGGCCCGGCGCGGCATGGCGCTCGCCGCCGAACTCGGGCTGCCGCTGGTCACCGTCGTCGACACTCCCGGCGCCGTGCTGTCGGCCGAGGCCGAGGAGGGCGGCCTGGCCGGGGAGATCGCCCGCTGCCTCGCCGACCTGATCACCCTTTCCGCGCCGACGCTGTGCCTGCTGCTCGGCGAGGGGACGGGCGGCGCGGCGCTCGCGCTGCTGCCCGCCGACCGCGTGCTGGTGGCCCGGCACGGCTGGCTGTCCCCGCTGCCGCCCGAGGGCGCCTCGGTGATCGTGCACCGCACCCCCGGCCGGGCGGCCGAACTGGCGGCGGCCCAGGGCGTCCGCTCGGCCGACCTGCTGCGCGCCGGGACCGCGGACCTCCTGGTGGACGAGCTGCCGGACGCGGCCGAGGAACCGGCGGCGTTCTGCCGCCGCGCGGCCGCAGCGATCGAACGCGAACTCTCCGGCCTCGTCCCCGGCGGCCCCGCGGCCCGCCAGGCCCGGTACCGCTGA
- a CDS encoding sensor histidine kinase, whose amino-acid sequence MKSRGGWTPAQWSARTRVTVAATLVVALLLTIGVTVFYFALRRTVQGQLHDRGLIVADGLVEYVRANDPRGALPIRDPDFSLLEVMTPRGELLAASDALRGRSLAGLPPPTEPGDHRSYITELPGVPADVYVIVERVRTPDGPRIVYVGAPIAVYSMSQGFFIGALVVVVVLGTALASSIVAAAVRRALRPVRVMSTELAQITGGDHGRVTVPAQQDEVSELAQSVNLTLYRLEEVLARQRAFVADVSHELRSPIAGLRAQMEVALQAPEDEDWPAVARAALADADRLHGIVSDLLILAKLGSGVKTEKRPLDLGSLAREVADRRPRRVPVEIDAQEDVIVRVAPEQIARVLTNLLDNAERHARSWVRVTVAADGAEAMLEVLDDGAGIAREDWGRVFHRFLRLEEGRRRDRGGTGLGLPISRDICDAHGGTLVIAPSDVGARLVMRLPLDRPSGATPA is encoded by the coding sequence GTGAAGTCCCGGGGCGGCTGGACGCCCGCGCAGTGGTCGGCGCGCACGCGCGTGACCGTGGCCGCGACCCTCGTCGTCGCGCTGCTGCTGACGATCGGCGTGACCGTCTTCTACTTCGCGCTGCGCCGCACCGTGCAGGGACAGCTGCACGACCGCGGCCTCATCGTCGCCGACGGCCTGGTCGAGTACGTGCGGGCGAACGACCCGCGCGGCGCGCTGCCGATCCGCGACCCCGACTTCTCGCTGCTCGAGGTCATGACGCCGCGGGGCGAGCTGCTCGCGGCCAGCGACGCGCTGCGCGGCCGCAGCCTGGCCGGCCTGCCGCCGCCCACCGAGCCCGGCGACCACCGTTCCTACATCACCGAACTGCCCGGGGTCCCCGCGGACGTCTACGTCATCGTCGAACGGGTGCGCACCCCGGACGGCCCCCGCATCGTCTACGTGGGCGCGCCGATCGCGGTCTACTCGATGAGCCAGGGCTTCTTCATCGGCGCGCTCGTGGTCGTCGTCGTGCTCGGCACCGCGCTGGCGTCCTCGATCGTCGCCGCGGCGGTGCGGCGCGCGCTGCGTCCCGTCCGGGTGATGAGCACCGAGCTGGCGCAGATCACCGGCGGCGACCACGGCCGGGTGACCGTCCCCGCGCAGCAGGACGAGGTGTCGGAACTCGCGCAGTCGGTGAACCTGACGCTGTACCGGCTGGAGGAGGTCCTGGCGCGGCAGCGCGCGTTCGTCGCGGACGTCTCGCACGAGCTGCGCAGCCCCATCGCCGGGCTGCGCGCACAGATGGAGGTGGCGCTGCAGGCCCCCGAGGACGAGGACTGGCCCGCGGTCGCCCGCGCCGCCCTCGCCGACGCCGACCGCCTGCACGGCATCGTGTCCGACCTGCTCATCCTGGCGAAGCTGGGGTCGGGAGTGAAAACCGAGAAGCGGCCGCTGGACCTCGGCTCGCTGGCCCGGGAGGTGGCGGACCGGCGCCCTCGGCGGGTGCCGGTCGAGATCGACGCGCAGGAGGATGTGATCGTCCGGGTGGCGCCCGAACAGATCGCCCGGGTGCTGACGAACCTGCTCGACAACGCCGAGCGGCACGCGCGGTCGTGGGTGCGGGTCACGGTCGCGGCGGACGGGGCGGAGGCGATGCTGGAGGTCCTCGACGACGGCGCGGGCATCGCCCGCGAGGACTGGGGCCGCGTCTTCCACCGGTTCCTGCGGCTGGAGGAGGGGCGGCGCCGCGACCGCGGCGGCACCGGTCTCGGCCTGCCGATCTCCCGCGACATCTGCGACGCGCACGGCGGCACTCTCGTCATCGCCCCGAGCGACGTGGGCGCCCGGCTCGTCATGCGCCTGCCCCTCGACCGGCCGTCCGGCGCCACCCCCGCGTGA